In Arthrobacter citreus, a single genomic region encodes these proteins:
- the deoD gene encoding purine-nucleoside phosphorylase: MSIHIGAEQGAIADKILLPGDPLRAKYIAETFLEDVVCYNEVRGMLGFTGTYKGQRISVQGTGMGIPSIGIYVNELINSYGVKTLIRVGTCGGLQKDVKIRDVIIAMTTCTDSNMNRQTFPGFDYSPCASFDLLKKAYDGAINKGLNVKVGNILTSDIFYRDSMDMYEKLGEYGVLAVEMETTALYTIAAKHSVDALTVLTVSDHIFTGEETSAQERQTTFNDMIVIALDAAIAE, translated from the coding sequence ATGAGTATACATATTGGCGCAGAACAAGGCGCGATTGCGGATAAAATTTTATTACCTGGTGACCCTTTAAGAGCAAAATATATCGCTGAAACATTTTTAGAAGATGTTGTCTGCTATAATGAAGTACGTGGCATGCTTGGTTTTACTGGTACATACAAAGGTCAAAGAATTTCCGTTCAAGGTACTGGAATGGGAATACCTTCAATCGGAATTTATGTAAATGAGCTGATTAATAGCTATGGTGTAAAAACATTAATTCGCGTAGGTACTTGTGGCGGGCTTCAAAAAGATGTAAAAATTCGTGATGTTATTATAGCGATGACTACATGTACAGATTCAAATATGAATCGTCAAACATTCCCTGGGTTCGATTATTCTCCATGTGCTAGCTTTGATTTACTTAAGAAAGCATATGATGGCGCAATTAATAAAGGATTAAATGTAAAAGTAGGAAATATTTTAACGTCAGATATATTCTACCGAGATAGTATGGACATGTATGAAAAATTAGGAGAATACGGTGTTTTGGCTGTAGAAATGGAAACAACAGCTTTATATACAATAGCTGCTAAACATAGTGTAGATGCACTTACTGTTTTAACAGTAAGCGATCACATCTTCACTGGTGAAGAGACATCTGCACAAGAAAGACAAACAACTTTCAATGATATGATTGTTATTGCTTTAGATGCTGCGATTGCTGAATAG
- a CDS encoding PRD domain-containing protein, with translation MSVCYTIKKVLNNNVLIAKNPDHTEVVLLGKGIGFNKTRGDLISEGLVEKMFILTDEQKQKQYKSLINFMDEKLMGTLQQAIYLISERTGCTLNEQIHIGLTDHLIFAIKRIREGYNVDNPFLQETKAMYPEYFKIAQEVIDLINKEIDIILPIEEVGFVTLHIVSNLSMEVVSDVNKFSQIIKDLVLYIEEYLKIEIDKESIHYSRLVRHLRFLIDRIFHGNSSEESPALGIILKKEYPVCYDLAWKILKSIETSLNKKASEAEVIYLTLHLERLVQSKFKE, from the coding sequence ATGTCGGTTTGCTATACAATCAAAAAGGTGCTTAATAATAACGTATTAATTGCTAAAAATCCCGATCATACCGAAGTAGTACTTTTAGGAAAAGGTATCGGTTTTAATAAAACTAGAGGAGATTTAATTTCCGAAGGTTTAGTAGAGAAAATGTTTATCTTAACTGATGAACAAAAACAAAAACAATATAAATCATTAATTAACTTTATGGATGAAAAATTAATGGGTACACTACAGCAAGCGATTTATTTAATTTCTGAAAGAACGGGATGTACTTTAAATGAGCAAATTCATATTGGATTAACTGACCACTTAATATTTGCGATCAAACGAATTAGAGAAGGCTATAATGTTGATAATCCGTTCTTACAAGAAACAAAAGCGATGTATCCAGAGTATTTTAAAATTGCACAAGAAGTTATTGATTTAATAAATAAAGAAATAGATATAATTTTACCAATAGAAGAAGTAGGCTTTGTCACACTTCATATCGTTAGTAATTTATCGATGGAAGTTGTATCGGATGTAAATAAGTTCTCTCAGATCATTAAAGATTTAGTATTATATATAGAAGAATATTTAAAAATCGAAATTGATAAAGAAAGTATTCATTATTCACGGCTTGTACGTCATTTGAGATTTTTAATAGACCGGATTTTTCATGGTAATTCATCTGAAGAATCACCAGCTTTAGGAATTATCTTAAAAAAAGAATATCCTGTATGCTATGATTTAGCATGGAAAATTTTGAAATCAATCGAAACTTCATTAAATAAGAAAGCTAGTGAAGCAGAAGTAATATACTTAACGTTACATTTAGAACGACTTGTTCAAAGTAAATTTAAGGAGTAG
- a CDS encoding HAD family hydrolase, giving the protein MHNLLMNSKVLVFDLDGTLYDGTTHYDYYAKLLANEVSPEKRDSFLRDYEKIKDYDHALTIGKIYDAENDLIISLDPITLKPIQVFTWEGQLLSKDELQDNYLDQINYELPYIPVGDGWWIPLVASYHYGAKDVFHCYDKTKEFMATKEFSIPYIKGLKQALEQVKDTKKLVLLTNSDREDVTRLLNLLDLNGLFHLEITDGKKPLETENHFKNIMNKFNVLPHEVVSIGDNFINEISPALKLGMHGVYITNQTTMQVSESLLVVKRLEEVFE; this is encoded by the coding sequence ATGCATAACTTATTAATGAATTCAAAAGTATTAGTTTTTGATTTAGATGGTACTTTATATGACGGAACAACACATTACGATTACTATGCTAAACTACTAGCAAATGAAGTTAGTCCAGAAAAACGTGATTCCTTTTTGAGGGACTATGAAAAAATCAAAGATTATGACCATGCTTTAACAATTGGAAAAATTTACGATGCTGAAAATGATTTAATTATTTCTTTAGACCCAATTACTTTAAAGCCGATTCAGGTTTTCACTTGGGAAGGTCAGCTTCTGTCTAAAGATGAATTACAAGATAACTATCTTGATCAGATCAATTATGAATTGCCTTACATACCTGTTGGGGATGGTTGGTGGATTCCTTTAGTGGCAAGCTATCACTATGGAGCAAAAGACGTATTTCATTGCTATGATAAAACAAAAGAGTTCATGGCAACAAAGGAATTTAGTATCCCATATATTAAAGGTTTAAAACAAGCTTTAGAGCAAGTAAAAGATACTAAAAAATTAGTCTTGTTAACAAATTCGGATCGAGAGGATGTAACTCGATTACTAAATTTACTTGATTTAAATGGATTGTTCCATTTGGAAATTACAGATGGAAAGAAGCCACTAGAAACGGAAAATCATTTTAAAAATATTATGAATAAATTCAATGTTTTACCACACGAAGTTGTTTCAATTGGAGACAATTTTATTAATGAAATATCCCCTGCTCTAAAATTAGGCATGCATGGAGTATACATTACAAATCAGACTACTATGCAAGTTAGCGAATCCTTACTAGTTGTAAAAAGATTAGAGGAAGTTTTTGAGTAA
- the nagA gene encoding N-acetylglucosamine-6-phosphate deacetylase, which translates to MKSIINVKIYTGTEVIEKGYIRYDEKISNIGHMDGYVNEGEEIIDGNGTVIIPGMIDIHIHGAYDVDAMDADPNTMVTMSNKMMKEGVTTFFPTTMTQSKENIENALRSLKEAKELGAHFEYIHLEGPFVNKNKAGAQPLEYIINPDVELFKKWQEASGGLIKLVTYAPEVEGAKELEAELQRTNVIGTVGHSDAVSADFEGRNIFHATHLYNQMRPMHHREVGTVGHVLLDERVMVELIPDGIHIHPDMVKLAYRLKGAKKISVITDAMRAKGLNDGKYELGGQPVFVANKSARLEDGTLAGSILKMDEAFRNIMKFTGCTPEEAVQMTSINQAEEFGLTHKGALKPGKDADFVQMTPEFFVINTTRQGKNFNEVTL; encoded by the coding sequence ATGAAATCAATTATTAATGTAAAAATTTATACGGGCACAGAAGTAATTGAAAAGGGTTACATTCGATATGACGAAAAAATTTCTAATATCGGCCACATGGACGGTTATGTAAATGAAGGCGAAGAAATAATTGATGGAAACGGTACTGTTATTATTCCAGGGATGATTGATATTCATATTCATGGAGCATACGATGTTGATGCGATGGATGCTGATCCTAACACGATGGTTACTATGAGTAACAAAATGATGAAAGAAGGGGTTACAACCTTTTTTCCAACTACAATGACTCAGTCTAAAGAAAATATAGAAAATGCATTGAGATCATTAAAGGAAGCTAAAGAGCTTGGTGCACATTTTGAATATATTCATTTAGAGGGACCATTTGTTAATAAAAATAAAGCTGGAGCGCAGCCTCTAGAATACATTATAAATCCTGACGTAGAATTATTTAAAAAATGGCAAGAAGCTTCGGGAGGATTAATAAAGTTAGTTACTTATGCACCAGAGGTTGAGGGTGCAAAAGAGCTAGAAGCAGAGCTGCAACGAACAAATGTTATTGGAACTGTTGGTCACTCTGATGCTGTAAGTGCAGATTTTGAAGGTAGAAATATTTTTCATGCTACACATTTATACAACCAAATGAGACCTATGCATCATCGTGAAGTAGGTACAGTAGGACATGTACTTTTAGATGAACGAGTAATGGTTGAATTGATACCTGATGGAATTCACATACATCCTGACATGGTTAAGCTTGCTTACCGATTAAAAGGAGCTAAAAAAATTAGCGTAATTACCGATGCAATGAGAGCAAAAGGTCTTAATGACGGTAAATATGAATTAGGTGGACAACCTGTATTTGTAGCAAACAAAAGTGCACGATTAGAAGACGGCACGCTTGCAGGTAGTATTTTAAAAATGGATGAAGCATTTAGAAATATTATGAAATTTACAGGCTGTACTCCAGAAGAAGCAGTACAAATGACATCAATAAACCAAGCTGAAGAGTTTGGGCTTACACATAAGGGAGCATTAAAACCTGGAAAAGATGCTGATTTTGTCCAAATGACTCCTGAGTTTTTCGTAATTAACACTACTAGACAAGGTAAAAATTTTAATGAGGTGACTTTATGA
- a CDS encoding Cof-type HAD-IIB family hydrolase — translation MIKLFVSDLDGTMFHQGQLFEHDVEALKSLIDQGVILCFASGRLDYEIVKIMESIGNNFHRISMNGTYIYSNEGEALLDATFHPSVIDKVYEMITHDKFLIYVADNSTYYIEEKTDLVKEIEKNSSMNAVELKTLKSDLGKSITPKKYVVLGEDEDLLELQKELQKELPEYVTSFISAKNCLDIVPVNVSKGSAIQILIEKLGIKPNEIACIGDAYNDISMFELTPNSFAMENADDEVKKYASYTVPSVAEAVKIVLQMK, via the coding sequence ATGATTAAATTATTTGTAAGTGATCTAGATGGTACGATGTTTCACCAGGGTCAGCTATTTGAGCATGACGTTGAAGCATTAAAAAGCCTTATAGATCAAGGGGTTATATTATGTTTTGCATCAGGTCGTTTAGACTATGAAATTGTTAAAATTATGGAAAGTATAGGAAATAACTTCCATCGTATTAGTATGAATGGAACTTATATTTATTCAAATGAAGGTGAAGCTTTATTAGATGCTACTTTTCATCCAAGTGTCATAGACAAAGTATATGAGATGATTACACATGATAAATTTTTAATCTATGTAGCCGATAACTCTACTTACTATATTGAAGAGAAAACTGACTTAGTAAAAGAAATCGAAAAAAACTCTAGCATGAATGCAGTTGAATTGAAAACATTAAAATCTGATCTAGGTAAGTCAATTACACCAAAAAAATATGTAGTTTTAGGCGAAGACGAAGATTTACTTGAACTTCAAAAAGAATTACAAAAAGAACTACCGGAATATGTTACTTCTTTTATATCAGCAAAAAATTGCTTAGATATTGTCCCAGTAAATGTAAGTAAAGGATCTGCAATTCAAATATTAATTGAAAAACTAGGCATTAAACCTAACGAAATAGCTTGTATAGGTGATGCTTACAACGATATTTCAATGTTTGAATTAACTCCAAATAGCTTTGCTATGGAAAACGCAGATGATGAAGTGAAAAAATATGCTTCTTATACAGTTCCTTCTGTAGCTGAAGCTGTAAAAATTGTTTTACAAATGAAGTAA
- a CDS encoding PAS domain S-box protein — MINETIQELKEKIAELEEKVISYESILNTITSGSIFSNNTRELSSSNQLTRNTDIRNSINELPLHTKYSIFFANSKRTLQSIYDALPHHILFIDKNGIITLYNQQVANDFRITKYELIGRHIRNLLKIEDKEICLLQTLYTGEEFYNKEILNINYGIINTRIIRDINGEILRVIGIFHNLNEARESEKLAMSGRIAAGIAHEVRNPLTTVRGYLQFLQEEAPPHYKQLFNDLLIPELDRANGIITDFLSITKNANYKPEAIKINDFISNHIKQLLFSETFLNNVKFKFFLSEDLIATHIFFDKNQLVQVFLNLFQNALDAKKEELLIINIATFIDEDIIYITFKDNGTGIPSADLPYIFDPFFSTKDDGTGLGLPLTKKLIQNHNGTISVLSGDNGTTFTITLPIKCTAV, encoded by the coding sequence ATGATTAACGAGACAATACAAGAACTAAAAGAGAAAATTGCTGAACTTGAAGAAAAAGTAATATCATATGAATCTATTTTAAATACAATTACTTCTGGGTCTATCTTTTCAAATAACACTCGTGAATTATCTAGCTCAAATCAGTTAACTAGAAATACAGATATTCGTAATTCCATTAACGAACTTCCATTACACACTAAATACTCGATCTTTTTTGCGAATAGTAAAAGAACTTTACAATCGATTTACGATGCTTTACCGCACCATATTTTATTTATAGATAAAAACGGTATTATTACGTTATACAATCAGCAGGTTGCGAATGATTTTAGAATCACTAAATACGAACTGATTGGTAGACATATTAGAAATTTGTTAAAAATAGAAGATAAAGAGATTTGTTTGCTTCAAACACTATATACCGGCGAAGAATTTTATAATAAAGAAATTTTAAATATTAACTACGGCATCATTAACACTCGTATTATCCGTGACATTAATGGTGAAATCTTAAGAGTGATCGGTATTTTTCATAATTTAAACGAAGCAAGAGAATCTGAAAAACTAGCTATGTCAGGGAGAATTGCTGCAGGGATTGCCCACGAAGTTCGCAATCCACTTACGACAGTGAGAGGGTATTTACAATTTTTACAAGAAGAAGCCCCACCTCATTATAAGCAATTATTTAATGATCTTCTGATTCCAGAATTAGACAGAGCAAATGGCATAATCACTGATTTTTTATCAATTACAAAGAATGCAAACTATAAACCAGAGGCAATTAAGATTAATGATTTTATATCAAATCATATAAAACAGTTATTATTCAGTGAGACATTTTTAAATAACGTAAAATTTAAATTTTTCTTATCTGAAGATTTAATAGCAACACATATATTTTTTGATAAGAATCAACTCGTTCAAGTATTTTTAAACTTATTTCAAAATGCATTAGATGCGAAAAAAGAAGAGTTACTGATCATTAATATTGCTACTTTTATCGATGAAGATATCATTTATATTACCTTTAAAGATAATGGTACAGGAATTCCTTCTGCTGACTTACCATATATATTTGATCCTTTCTTTTCGACGAAAGATGACGGTACCGGACTTGGTTTACCATTAACAAAAAAACTGATTCAAAATCATAACGGCACGATTTCAGTACTAAGTGGAGATAATGGAACTACCTTTACAATTACATTACCTATTAAGTGCACTGCTGTTTAA
- a CDS encoding DUF72 domain-containing protein codes for MEIKIGVTGWGDHDSLYPDRIHSSKKLRQYCTHFPIVEIDSSYYSIMPQSNYHKWVNQTTSDFSFIVKAYGGITGHSRQNYSKEEQILLLTPFLESIQPLIEANKLKGILFQFPPWFNCKKENVELLRIMKSKLKGLPAILEFRNQSWFYPQFYDQTLKFMEDEGWIHSICDEPQAGNGSIPIVLHPTNPNLTLIRFHGRNIYGWNHNGQDNWREVRYLYRYNEEELFEWVARIEQLAKNTKEICVLFNNNSGGDAADNAKQLMKLLGIEFGPSSTEQLELF; via the coding sequence ATGGAAATAAAAATAGGAGTTACTGGGTGGGGGGACCATGATAGTTTATACCCTGACCGGATCCACTCATCCAAAAAATTAAGACAATATTGCACCCATTTTCCAATTGTTGAAATAGATTCTTCTTATTATAGTATCATGCCGCAATCAAACTATCATAAATGGGTGAATCAAACTACTTCAGATTTTTCATTTATTGTTAAAGCTTATGGCGGTATAACCGGTCATTCAAGACAAAATTATTCGAAAGAGGAACAAATATTACTATTAACACCATTTTTAGAATCAATTCAACCTTTAATTGAAGCAAATAAATTAAAAGGAATATTATTTCAATTTCCACCTTGGTTTAATTGCAAGAAAGAAAATGTTGAATTGCTTCGAATTATGAAAAGTAAACTGAAAGGACTTCCGGCAATTTTAGAATTTCGAAATCAATCATGGTTTTATCCTCAATTTTATGATCAAACTTTAAAATTTATGGAAGATGAAGGATGGATTCATTCAATTTGCGATGAGCCTCAAGCGGGAAATGGAAGTATACCAATTGTACTACACCCAACAAATCCGAATTTAACTTTAATCCGTTTTCATGGACGAAACATATATGGATGGAATCATAACGGACAAGATAATTGGCGAGAAGTACGGTATTTATATCGTTATAACGAAGAAGAGCTTTTTGAATGGGTAGCAAGAATTGAACAATTAGCAAAAAATACAAAAGAAATATGTGTTCTTTTTAATAATAACTCTGGTGGAGATGCAGCGGATAATGCAAAACAATTAATGAAGCTGCTAGGTATTGAATTTGGACCTTCATCTACCGAACAGCTCGAATTGTTTTAG
- the nagB gene encoding glucosamine-6-phosphate deaminase, whose amino-acid sequence MNVIVVKNAEEISKVAYEKMVQAIEGKDEFTLGLATGGSPLGIYEQFRINKPDMSNVITVNLDEYVGLAEDDQTSYHTYMAEQLFNHLKFKENHLPNGNTKDLEEACKNYEDLLQKHPVDLQLLGIGENGHIAFNEPGTPFDTPTHIVELTESTRNANKIYFENEEDVPTHAVTMGIGSILRAKEIILVASGIKKAEAVKEMLNGKIDIDCPATALQQHNNVTIVVDEEAYSLCNK is encoded by the coding sequence ATGAACGTAATCGTAGTAAAAAACGCAGAAGAAATTTCAAAAGTAGCATATGAAAAAATGGTACAAGCAATTGAAGGGAAAGATGAATTTACTCTAGGTTTAGCTACTGGTGGCTCACCTCTAGGTATTTATGAACAATTCCGAATCAATAAACCGGATATGTCAAATGTAATTACAGTTAATCTTGATGAGTATGTTGGATTAGCTGAGGATGATCAAACAAGCTATCATACTTATATGGCTGAACAGTTATTTAATCATTTGAAATTTAAAGAAAACCATTTACCGAATGGAAATACTAAAGACTTAGAAGAAGCATGTAAAAATTATGAGGACTTATTACAGAAGCATCCTGTAGATTTACAACTTCTAGGAATTGGCGAAAATGGACATATCGCATTTAATGAGCCAGGAACTCCTTTCGATACACCGACTCATATCGTAGAACTTACTGAATCAACACGTAATGCGAATAAAATATATTTTGAGAACGAAGAAGATGTACCAACTCACGCTGTAACTATGGGAATAGGTTCAATTTTAAGAGCTAAAGAAATTATCTTAGTAGCATCAGGAATTAAAAAAGCAGAAGCAGTAAAAGAAATGTTAAATGGAAAAATAGATATTGATTGCCCGGCTACTGCTTTACAACAGCATAATAACGTTACAATTGTGGTTGATGAAGAAGCATACTCACTTTGTAACAAATAA
- a CDS encoding MBL fold metallo-hydrolase produces MDKNRKLYSLVISIIIFFTVFFSNNLYTDARTTNYGYITHPLLVYFFDVGQGDSMVLILPNGKTVLIDGGDVEHGGAVIKKLKRLHVNAIDLLVSTHPDIDHIGGLLKVMNSVKISKILDSGKKYNSHSYYLYKKEAFQKNIPISIAKLNEKILLDPNVEITVLNSGKKSYTNNNSSIVLKVKYADISILLTGDIERKAEQRLIKSENIDAQVLKIPHHGSSTSTSEAFLFAVNPTVAILSYDKFNLFGHPHRSVMKRLNHLGIKQYTTDQYGDIELSTNGHNLYIEKQEVLVNP; encoded by the coding sequence ATGGACAAAAATCGAAAACTCTATTCTCTCGTAATTTCTATCATTATTTTTTTTACTGTTTTTTTTAGTAATAATTTATATACAGATGCAAGAACAACAAATTATGGCTATATTACGCATCCTTTATTAGTTTATTTTTTTGACGTAGGTCAAGGCGATAGCATGGTATTGATTTTACCAAATGGAAAGACAGTGTTGATTGATGGAGGAGATGTAGAACATGGTGGAGCTGTTATAAAAAAACTTAAACGACTTCATGTCAATGCAATTGATCTACTTGTAAGTACACATCCAGACATTGATCATATAGGCGGATTATTAAAAGTCATGAATAGTGTCAAAATATCGAAAATCTTAGATAGTGGAAAAAAATATAATTCACACTCTTATTACTTATATAAGAAAGAAGCGTTTCAAAAGAATATCCCAATTAGCATCGCAAAGTTAAATGAGAAGATCTTACTAGATCCAAATGTAGAGATCACAGTATTAAATAGTGGGAAAAAATCCTATACAAATAATAATAGTTCAATCGTTTTAAAAGTAAAGTATGCAGACATTTCAATTCTATTGACTGGAGATATTGAAAGAAAAGCTGAACAAAGACTAATCAAAAGTGAAAATATTGACGCTCAAGTATTAAAAATTCCACATCATGGTTCATCAACATCAACTTCAGAAGCTTTTTTATTTGCTGTCAACCCAACTGTAGCAATTCTCTCGTATGATAAATTTAATCTATTTGGTCATCCACATCGATCAGTAATGAAGCGGCTAAATCATCTAGGAATCAAGCAATACACAACCGATCAATACGGAGATATCGAATTATCAACAAATGGTCATAACTTATATATTGAAAAACAAGAAGTATTGGTTAATCCTTAA
- a CDS encoding disulfide bond formation protein B, with product MKKHQSILFFTWIVSIIATLGSLSFSIINHWTPCSLCWYQRIFMYPIVFIIGIAVYKNKVKDVIYVLPLSLIGMCISIYHILIQKVPAMKETATQCGPVPCTGDYLNWFGFITIPMLAFVAFLLINICCISLLRKSN from the coding sequence ATGAAGAAACATCAATCAATCTTATTTTTCACTTGGATTGTAAGCATTATTGCAACACTAGGCAGTTTATCTTTTTCCATTATTAATCATTGGACACCTTGTTCATTATGCTGGTATCAGCGAATTTTCATGTATCCAATTGTTTTTATTATCGGTATTGCCGTTTATAAAAATAAAGTAAAAGATGTTATTTATGTTTTACCATTATCATTAATTGGTATGTGCATTTCAATCTATCATATTTTAATTCAAAAAGTTCCTGCTATGAAGGAAACGGCAACTCAATGTGGACCTGTTCCTTGTACTGGCGACTATTTAAATTGGTTTGGTTTTATTACAATTCCGATGTTAGCGTTTGTTGCTTTTCTACTTATTAATATTTGCTGTATTTCTTTATTACGAAAATCAAACTAA
- a CDS encoding quinone oxidoreductase, with protein MKALVFREFGQSDVLKYEEIQAPTISTDEVLIEMKAVGVNFADIYRRKGNYHLAGDPPYILGYEGSGVITEVGSNITDYKVGDRVAFADVPFANAEYVAAKETHIVPIPDEISFEIAASIMLQGLTAHYLINDSYKIKAGDVALVHAVAGGVGQLLTQMIRLKGGEVIGLTSSTEKRDKALSIGAKEVFLYNEDWVSKVKEKNGVDVVYESVGSTIMDSFEATKIHGTVVFYGMAGGDPVHIDPRMLMDTSKTLTGGDLWNVLISKEERLRRSNELFNWIANKQLIVQEPTVFSLKDGKLAHDLLESRKSTGKIILTV; from the coding sequence ATGAAAGCACTAGTTTTTAGAGAGTTTGGTCAATCAGACGTATTAAAATATGAAGAAATCCAGGCACCTACCATTTCAACCGACGAAGTTTTAATTGAAATGAAGGCAGTAGGTGTTAATTTTGCAGATATATACCGTCGCAAAGGGAATTATCATTTAGCAGGTGATCCACCTTATATTTTAGGGTACGAGGGTTCTGGAGTTATTACCGAAGTTGGTTCGAATATAACAGACTATAAAGTAGGTGATCGAGTAGCTTTTGCTGATGTTCCGTTTGCAAATGCAGAGTACGTTGCTGCAAAAGAAACTCATATTGTACCAATTCCGGATGAAATTAGTTTTGAAATTGCTGCTTCTATTATGTTACAAGGATTAACTGCACATTATTTAATTAATGATAGTTATAAAATAAAAGCTGGTGATGTTGCTCTTGTACATGCTGTAGCAGGTGGCGTTGGTCAATTATTAACTCAAATGATACGTTTAAAAGGCGGCGAGGTAATTGGATTAACCTCATCTACAGAAAAAAGAGACAAAGCTCTATCAATCGGTGCAAAAGAAGTATTTTTATATAATGAAGACTGGGTATCGAAGGTTAAAGAAAAAAACGGTGTGGATGTAGTGTATGAATCAGTAGGTTCGACAATAATGGATAGCTTTGAAGCTACTAAAATTCACGGAACAGTCGTGTTTTACGGAATGGCTGGTGGAGACCCAGTACATATCGATCCTAGAATGTTAATGGATACATCAAAAACACTAACAGGTGGAGACTTGTGGAATGTTTTAATTTCAAAAGAAGAGAGACTACGTAGAAGTAATGAACTATTTAATTGGATTGCAAATAAACAATTAATCGTACAAGAACCTACCGTGTTTTCTTTAAAAGATGGAAAACTTGCACATGACTTATTAGAAAGTAGAAAATCAACAGGTAAAATTATTCTAACTGTATAA
- a CDS encoding GntR family transcriptional regulator, with product MKISSGEWKPGDRIPSEQTLSEMLNVSRMTIRQALNNLVKESLISRKRGIGTFVSVKDGIEVEESLKSLRSFSEDITSIGLTPTNKLLGFSTIEADEYLAEVLSIESGSEVFKIERCRLANEHPIAIETTYLPKNLVNRIDEKALNHSLYEYFEVSLGYTIKKATKWIKASLMSERDSLILEVAEDSPALELHQITFINDGLPLEYVSCIYRADRYRFTIDIDR from the coding sequence GTGAAAATTAGCTCAGGAGAATGGAAACCTGGGGACAGAATCCCTTCTGAGCAAACATTGAGTGAGATGTTAAATGTAAGTAGGATGACAATTAGACAGGCTTTAAACAATCTTGTAAAAGAATCTTTAATAAGTCGGAAGCGTGGAATTGGTACGTTTGTTTCAGTAAAAGATGGAATTGAAGTTGAGGAATCCCTTAAATCATTAAGGAGTTTTTCTGAAGATATTACATCAATTGGATTAACACCTACTAATAAGTTACTTGGATTTTCAACAATTGAAGCGGATGAATATTTAGCAGAAGTTTTATCAATTGAAAGTGGCTCTGAAGTTTTTAAAATTGAAAGATGTCGTTTAGCAAATGAGCATCCAATTGCAATCGAAACAACGTATTTACCTAAAAATTTAGTAAATCGAATTGATGAAAAAGCATTAAATCATTCTTTATACGAATACTTTGAAGTTTCTTTAGGTTATACAATTAAAAAAGCTACTAAATGGATTAAAGCATCGCTAATGTCGGAAAGAGATTCTTTAATTCTAGAAGTGGCAGAGGATTCTCCAGCATTAGAATTACACCAAATAACATTTATTAATGATGGTTTACCTCTTGAATACGTAAGCTGTATTTATCGAGCTGATCGTTATCGATTTACAATTGATATTGACCGTTAA